The DNA segment gattgtgtaatgatctgattggctgatgtctGTGGTTGccggtgtgtgtgttttctgctgtAGATAAGTATGATGATCATGTGTCTCCCACCACGGCCGCTCAGACTCTATTGCGTACAGCATCCAGGAAGAGGAAGGAGGTGAGTCCACCCTCAGACCGCTCTTTAACTCCAGAGCTTACATTCCATTGAAACACTCCAGACTCAGATCTGATCAGAATTACTTGCTAGAGATACTGGAGGGAAGAAGCTTTCAAGGGAAGGATTCAGAGTGACATAACCATTGTATTTCATTGTAGGTGCTGTTTTTTACAGGTCACGCATGATTCAGTTGCACATATTAGGGGGTAAATGGGTTCTGTCATCGCCTGTGGGTTTGTGCTCTCGTTATTTTTGATGTCCTTCTCAGGTCTTGCCTCAGATGATGGTGTTTTGCCATCAGATCCTCATGGATCCCAACGCTGACCCCCGCAGGAAGTATGGGGCGCTGTATATGATCGGTGCCTTGAATCTACCATTGATAAAGGTTCGATTTAATTAGCAAGATCTTCTCTGTGCACCCATTTTAATTACGTGCTTTGTGCATTAGTGTTCCTACATGTGCTTATCTTTCTGCAGAACCCGGTGTACAGGGACCAGACGGAGCTCATGTTACAAAACTATGTGTTTCCTCTGATCAACTCTAATCTGGGCTACTTAAGGGCccgggtgagtgagtgagtgtttacTGCCAACCGTTAACTCCCAGATGACATTATTAAATGTTACTATATAACGCATCAAAAAAACCTCATAACGCCAAAGCACTTGAAAATATGGTGTATAACTATTCAGTAGGGATTACTACTACTGTATAACTATTCAGTAGGgattagtgttttttattttatttatatactttgaTTAgttttattgctatttaaattttttttaatgttatgtacttttgacatttttattgttttattttattttttctaaatggttttaattcttcagttttttatttttattttatttttttagttttatttcatagttttagttcttaaattgttgtttaacttattttatttcatcgaatattttatttaagtattttatttcaattaatatttttttttattaaatttgttataGGTTTAGGATAGGATTTAGTCAGGATAGTCAATTTATCATCCGAAACAGCAAATTAGTCagttattgagtttttctttacatttaaagtcttcttaaataaaatgttaagatCTTTTCAGAAAGCGTTTTTTGCTTGATTACTAATTATTAGACTGTCAGCACAATAAAAGCATTTCAGACAATTGTCTCCAAATTCAGTCCTCTAAAGCGCCGCTGTTTAAGCCATCAGAGCACCGCGTTCTTTACAAAATCTCCAACAATAAATTTCAGGACAATTACTGTCAAATTTCAAATCGCCTTCTgtgaaaaatgttgttataatgcatactttgtctctttttttgtGGGGACTATAACAGTTTTCAGCAATAGAAGTTGTTAATTAGCATGGTTATTTGTTGGCTATCTGTCTTTTACCCTATTAATGTTCTCTGCTCCTAGTCTATAATCCATTTCTGGTGGGCACGACAAACTATTTGCTCTAACAACCCACGACTTTTTGAATTTGAAAGGATATTTTGCACAGAGCTTTGGCTATCAAAACTGCATCTGTCAAGAGTCCCTCAAAGCATCAGTGGTTTCCATGGTGGCATGATTCTGGTCtttctgtggtgtgtgtgtgtgtgtgtgcatagtcGTGCTGGGTGCTGCACACGTTCAGTCCTTTGAGTTTCCATAATGAGCTGATCCTTAAATTGATGATACACATTTTTAGTTGAATACTTCTGTTTATGGAGTGAGGTGAAGTTCTGAGGGATGTAGTTTGCGAGGTTGCTGCTATGGTTTTGCTAAGTGGCTTTTAAGTAGTTGCTAGGCCTTTGCGACGGTCTGTGggctggttgttagggtgttgctaaaACCTTGCTATATTGACAAAAAATGATATCTCAATACTATTCAGGATCTTAGTGCTGGGCTGTAAAATCGCCAGTAGGCCAATATTTCAGTAGTATTAAGATGTGATTCATTGACTTCAAATAAatgtagggtcagaaagctctcggatttcatcaaaatatcttaatttgtgttccgaagaagaacgaaggttttggaacgacataaagGTCAGGAATTAATAGCAGAATTTTGCTGGTGTGTTCTGCTATTATGTTGCTGCTGTAGATTCTGCTTGAGCCTTTCAGGGTAGTCGCTTTAACTGGATTGCTAGGGCATTTAAATGTAGTTTCTAGGGTGTTTAAGGTCATTTCTGGACAGTGTTACTGATTAACGGACAGAATGAGaagattaaatgaaataaaagtatgcAGGCTTATCAAGACGCAAACAGAAGGAAAATAAATACGCCTGCTTCCGTTTGAGAACAAAATGCAGAACACTAATGCACTTAATATGCAGCAAATTAATTTAGCTAAATTAAATTAGTTGACTCTCTGTAATTGGTTTAAGAAACAATTGGATTAACCTGTTTAAATTAAAGTCTGCCTGTCCAGTACTTGCATAATTCTTCCCTCTTTCTGCCCTTTGTGTGTTGTGTGAGTGCAGCTAAGGTCTACATCCAGCCCTTCATCAAGCCTGTGATGCAGGAGCTGCTGCACATCATCAAAGAAACGGAGAACGATGAACTCACCAGCGTCATGCAGAAGATGATCTGTGAATACAGCGAGGAAGTGGCCGTCATTGCGGTGGATATGACGCAGAACCTGGTACTGTACTTGTCTTCTCAGTTTAGCATTCAGTAAGGAGACGGTTGCATGCTAAATGAGGTTTTTGTGCACATGCGGAGATCTTCAGCAAGGTTATTCAGAGTGAAGAATATGAGGAAAGTGAATATAAGTCTGAGATGGCTCTGGGTACCCTCAGCACCATAGACATTATCCTCACAATCATGGGGGACCGAAAAGAGGTTTGGACATGCCTTTTTCatgagttttatatatatataaatgcctttttcattagtttttatatatatatttattaatattttccgATATATTTGGGAAGTAAATGTatccttttattcagcatggactGATTGATATATTTAATTAGTCTACatgataacatttaaaatattaaggttaaaaatcttattgaccccaaaattttaaatgataatattcaTTGCTGGTATATCAGcttgcaaaaatattttattttatttttgatttattattatcattttatcataTTATCATTCCAAAAAAGTCAGTTATGCATTGGATTCATTTTtgattgaaataattttttaaataaaattgttgcACGTATTTCagaattatgtaaaaatattatatactcttgaatacaaatataatatttatatgaaaaaatatcCTTGCTGCTTGTTTCCATATAATTAAAGTGAATGAACTgcattttttccatgtttttttaagTCATGCACTAACTTTGTTCAAGGAACGGACTGAAATGTCAGATTCATGAGCAAATAGTTCTTTTGACTCATGTCTTTCAATTGCGTAAGTTTATCCAGTTCACAAAACTGctctgaatgatttgttcgcaaaTTGGCTTGATGAGAATGATCACGTTTGGGTGAAAGATCTCTTTAAATTACATCAAACTTAGTTTGAACATGTTGTGATATTTCTGAAAACAGAAATGAGGTTTCTCTCTTTCTATCAATCGTAGATCAGTCAACAGCTGGAGGGAATATGCCTGCAGGTGATCGGTCTTATTCTCCAGAAACCCATCATAGGtatggcaggtgtgtgtgtgtgacactttTTTCGACTTCAAGAtgatttttttatggatttttgcATTAATATAAAACGTTTTAGTGACATttcattaataacaaaaaaaaaaaaaaaagatttttttaaagcacatttacaGTGATAAATACAGTGATATGATGGGAGTGAAAACAGAAGAGATATGGTTACCTTCTGAAGCTGTCAGTTTGAACACCACTTAAAAATGCACCATTTGACCACTTGGTGGAGCTTGGAATTAAAATTTCaatatcattcatttttaataccGCAAAATATATATCCTTTTGACTGTCCTCAAAACATAATGTCTCTGTTTCAGAAGCGATCGGTCAcattctctctgtctttttcagAGTTTTATAAGGAGGTCTTGTCGCTGGCGTTTGGACTCACCTGTTATTCCATCTCTTCTCAGATGTGGCAGCTGTTGGGGGTCTTGTACAACGTCTTCCAGCACGACTGCTTTGACTACTTCACAGGTCTCAGACACACATGGAGCTCAGATACTTCACCTGTGGTGTAAAACACAGCCAAGAGCCAAGCTCAGACTTGATCTCTCCGCTCCACCTTAAACTATAAATCATGTCATGATTGAACGAGGTTGAAAGCGTCATTAAGATGATGGATGTGCAAATTTACGTGAGTTATTTGAAAATGATTGTGGTGATATTGAGAACTTGGTTAATGATGTGATTTATCTCCTTGTTGATGCAGATATGATGCCCCTCTTGCACAATTATGTTACTGTGGACACAAATATACTGCTGTCAGACCCCAAATACCTGGAGGTCATTTACACCATGTGCAAAAAGGTCTCATTATGCATTTCCTCTATTACATTATTCCATTTAAAGGGTATTTTATGTCATTCTTCCATATGCATTCGACATTTGAACTTTTGACCTCTCATCCCCCAGGTCCTAACTAGTAATGCTGTGGAAGACCCAGAATGCCATGCTGCCAAACTTTTAGAGGTTATTATATGTGTCGTGGACGTGGCATTGACCAGGTAAGTTGTGTGTGGAGGTTGACATGTATATGCAAGCTTAGGTGGGTTTTGTCGtatgttaattttgtgtgtgtgtgtgtgtgtgtgtgtgtgttttttttttttttatatatatatatacgctattttagttttattaatatttgaaattaaaatgttcaattcttcaataattttttttttacttttttttattagtttttatgttcctttttcttctctctctctctctctctctctatatatatttatatatatatatatatatgtatatgtttgtcatttgtaatttctttatttatttagtttttttaatgacttttgtgtcgttttaaagtaaataattaaacttaaattttagttcattcattcatttagttatttatttatttattcattcatagtTAGTAATTATAGTggttcaaattaaatttatttcagtttgttgccAAGGCAATGCTTCAAATTTTTAGTTTAGATTGGATTAAGTTTTTcatataaatttgttttatttttgtcacttttagCAGTGCTTTGATTTAGTTTGTGTCCTTTTTTTCTAAaggtaataataaattatatttatttaattttaatatacgtTTCAGTTCTTGTTCAgttgtggtttatttatttatttatttatttataatttataattgtagtgctttaactattttatatatgtataggtttcatttcaataaccagaaatgttttaaatggttttagtttaaaGAAACTATAATGGTGTGTATTACTGGTTTATCAAATCAAATAGCAATATCAAATGTGCACATTGATGTAACATCAAATCTGGTGCTTTTGTGTGTCTATTAGTGTATCCCTTTGTTTGTGGAGGCCGTGTTGGAGCGGTTAACGCGAGGTGTGAAGTCCACCGAGCTCCGCACCATGTGTCTACAGGTGGTGATCGCAGCTCTGTACTACAGCCCCACTCTACTGATACACACACTGGAGAATATCCGCTTCCCACACAGCCCAGAGCCAATCACAGCGCAGTTCATCAACCAATGGATGAACGACACCGAGCTCTTCTTAGGGTAAGGCTGCTTACACAGGAAATGCCTTACATTTGGTTCAGAAGGTCAAATGCACTTTATTAACAGAGATTGATTTAAATGAAACACAATTATCTGCATTTATGCTGATATGGCAGCTGTTCCTGACAGGGATGTACACTGTTTACATCTAACTTTGGAATGGTTTAAAATTTCTGTTAAATTCCGGAATTTCAATTGTGGTACtgaatttgaattttgaatttgagGAAATAGAATTCTATAACTACTGGATACATAGTTTGAAATAATAACTGCCATCTTTTTAGTATGAATTCTAAACATATTAACCCTCAGTATGTGTGGAGTACTCCCAGAAACATTTCAATTCAGACTACAATTCAATTCTGATTCACACTCATTTTTGCATTCTGATTGAAAAATCACTGATTGATTGTTTTTGATCAAActacatatttaattaaagtgtATGATCGCTTGTTGTTGCTTATTGTTGTCTACCACAGACTACATGATCGTAGGATGTGCATCATTGGGCTGAGTGTTTTGATGGAGCTGCCCAGCCGCCCTGCAGTCCTGGAGGAAGTTGCAGGTCAGATCGTTCCCTctatcctcctcctcttcctgggTTTAAAGCACATCTATACATCCAGAGAGCTCAACAAACCGGAGCAGTTCGCCAGAGCTCAAGGCACAGAGGAGGAAGAGAATGGTGAGATTGTGTGTGACTGAGACGTTTTTAAGCATTTCACTTGCAGAGTGTTTACTgtctgtacctttaagacttccaTATGTAAATGACCTCATTTACATATATAGAACCCTTAGAGGTACCATAGCAATTGCTCTAATTAAACAGGGGTCACAGGAGGGTCAGGAAATGTTTCGTTGCAAAAAAACCTTGACTAGTGTAACAAACTACTtttaattatgtataaaataGCTGCTTTAACAGAAGAACACAGCAAATagaatataattatgtatttggTGACCTACGGAGTGCAGagtttgttgttgctgttgtttggtGGTCTGTATAGTTATATTAATCTCACAGTTTCATCAAGTCCTTGTCTCACTTCACCTCAGGTAAACTTAGTCCCTGCACAGGAAGTACTATTTCTGGCATGTATAGCTTCAGGTTGGTCTTTAGTCATCAGGGTTTACGGACGACTGAGAACTGATTGCATCGCTCTAACAGTACCCCGGAGACATGGGAAATGGAGGAACGGCTTGTGCATGTTAGTTTAACATGATTCTGAACCTTTGGGTTTCGAGTACTTGACTCTGACGAATTAAACAGATCTTCACCACCCTTCATGATCCAGTAGGCTCTCAGTGTCTGGGTTGAAGAGGCAACTATGCAGTATTGCATTTAAGTATAAATCTGACCAAATTAAGTTAGAGGTTTGTAGGAAGGATAGTTTACCTCAAAATTAaacttttgtcatcatttactcattctcaagttGTTCCACACCTGTATGAATGTCTTTATTCTGCTGtacacaaaagatgttttgaaaaatgttggcaaCCGAgcagtttctggtccccattgacttccaaagtaTAGAACAAAACCCCTGTGGAATTCAGTGGGGAGCAGAAACTGCTCGGTTGCCCACAATCTTCAAAAtgccttcttttgtgttcagcatttTTGGAGTAACTTGAGGGTGAACAAATGATGGAGCAATTtagattcaaataaaaaaagtttagttaTCATTCACActtcatttttaacataaaagatgatattttgaagaatgttagcaAATAAGAAGTTGACGTAAGTATATAGTAAGGGAAATAAAGTACTATGGAAATtgatggctaccagcaactgtttggttcccaacattcttcaaattatcttcttttaccACCTTTGTTTCTTCAAGTGTTTACTTTGGTTTGTGACAAACTAATAATCGTAATTTGGTTTAATTTATACTATGATGAAAAATATGCACATTTGCATGTAGTTTTTCTTTCATGTTAAAACCAACAATTTATACATTCCAAAATGTTTCTTGTAGATCATCGACAAAGGCTTTTTTCGCTTTGTTCTGTTGGGACCGGTAGTTTGAGATTCAAACACTGGAAATGTCTATTTTTAGAAGTGACCTTTACTTCAACAAGATCCAGACTACATCACCAAGCCCCTCCTCCTCACTACTCTGAGTTTAGAAATTCATCATGTCTGTTTTCCAGAGGAGATTCCTAGCGATGAGGATGAGGTCACACAGAAAGGGGTGGCCCTTGGGTCGTCGGGCACTCCCACTGGGAATGACGATGAAGATGATGAGGACGATTATGAATACTGGGATGATGAAGGTCTGGAGGGGACCCCATTAGAGGAGTACAGCACACCACTGGACTATGATAACGGAGAGGATGAATATCAGTTTTTCACTGCCTCCCTGCTCCGTATGCACATTTTTGTACTCCATAATATACCACCCATATAAATTACATGTCACAATATGCCAGATTTGCATAAAACAGCCCCACCCACATCTTGTTTGTCCAAATTCGGCTTCATatagataaatattaaataaaagggTAGTCCATGCATAAAATGTGTATACACTCGTTTTAGTCAACATCAAGAattaaggtaaaataaatatgaagtgttttaccattttacatttttatttttttggtctgcACTAGTTCATTTGAAGCAGTCATGTAAcgtagtaaatacatttttaaaattctaaattttttatgtattttcattattaaattggTCGTAGAaaattgcattcattttaaatatttaattaaaaattgtgtATTGCACTTCACACCGCAGGGCAACTCCCCAAATGTCAAATAAGTTTTCCTTTGCTCAAAATCAGTAGTGATTTTATGACTCcaatgtttgtttaattattttttattcatttatttatctatctgtgGGATAGATTTTCACATTTCCACACATT comes from the Carassius auratus strain Wakin chromosome 4, ASM336829v1, whole genome shotgun sequence genome and includes:
- the LOC113056639 gene encoding LOW QUALITY PROTEIN: importin-8 (The sequence of the model RefSeq protein was modified relative to this genomic sequence to represent the inferred CDS: inserted 1 base in 1 codon; substituted 2 bases at 2 genomic stop codons) produces the protein MDLNRIIQALKGTIDTNLRLAAENEFNQSYKIINFAPTLLQIIVSQQVEFPVXQAAAIYLKNMVSQYWQDREPTLGEVAFPFNIHENDRGQIXENMVEAIIRCPESIRAQLTVCLRAIIKHDFPGRWTGVVDKINLYLQSQNSGSWYGSLLTLYQLVKNYEFKKAEERDPLLAAMQIFLPRLQQLITQLLSGATFISVLIQKQILKIFHALVQYSLPLQLIGNTVMTYWMEILRTVVDRDVPAETLEADEDDRPELIWWKCKKWALHIITRMFERYSSPGNVTKEYVEFADFFLKTYAVGIQQVLLKLMDQHRQRQYVSPRVLQQTLSCMTQCVSHSLTWRQMKPHMQTITQEVVFPLMCYKDEDERLWQEDPYEYIRIKFNKYDDHVSPTTAAQTLLRTASRKRKEVLPQMMVFCHQILMDPNADPRRKYGALYMIGALNLPLIKNPVYRDQTELMLQNYVFPLINSNLGYLRARSCWVLHTFSPLSFHNELILKLMIHIFIARPLRRLPVQYLHNSSLFLPFVCCVSAAKVYIQPFIKPVMQELLHIIKETENDELTSVMQKMICEYSEEVAVIAVDMTQNLIFSKVIQSEEYEESEYKSEMALGTLSTIDIILTIMGDRKEISQQLEGICLQVIGLILQKPIIGMAEFYKEVLSLAFGLTCYSISSQMWQLLGVLYNVFQHDCFDYFTDMMPLLHNYVTVDTNILLSDPKYLEVIYTMCKKVLTSNAVEDPECHAAKLLEVIIXCRGRGIDQCIPLFVEAVLERLTRGVKSTELRTMCLQVVIAALYYSPTLLIHTLENIRFPHSPEPITAQFINQWMNDTELFLGLHDRRMCIIGLSVLMELPSRPAVLEEVAGQIVPSILLLFLGLKHIYTSRELNKPEQFARAQGTEEEENEEIPSDEDEVTQKGVALGSSGTPTGNDDEDDEDDYEYWDDEGLEGTPLEEYSTPLDYDNGEDEYQFFTASLLRVQSSDAGWYQSLTSPLSEKQRKQLQEIYNLAQQRRSAGVKGH